A region of Candidatus Hadarchaeales archaeon DNA encodes the following proteins:
- a CDS encoding phenylalanine--tRNA ligase subunit alpha — translation MKTAELGANEKLVLASLSEEKISLIQDVIRRTGLNQATVMRAALELKERGLIEIIEERREKVKLTEEGMKYLTAGLPERRLLQALEKREGPIEEIRELAGMNEQEMNIALAWCRRKNWIEMPEIDGKRILRLTPEGRSALLTKSPEEEALEAIGRGEILKPEMKEIVVILERRGLVEVEEEIERKLKILPAGEEIIKTGVEIGEEISELTKEIIVTGRWKTAKLKKYNVLAPVADIFPAKIHPQQRVIEEIRRILLGMGFVEIKARIVESEFWNFDALFQPQDHPARDIHDSLWVKKPEKTMLPSEELVRRVAKSHEKGVAGSRGWGYKFNPEISRRPVLCSQTTAATVRYLASKPKPPVKVFCIDRVYRHEKIDYKHLAEFYQCEGIVMERGMNLRNMLGYLKEILNALGFEKIKFMPSYFPYTEPSVQALVYHEPKGEWLEVLGAGMFRPELLRPLGIRYPVLAWGIGLSRLIMLKIGLEDIRDLFKNDLAWLRSGALYQALSEGD, via the coding sequence ATGAAAACTGCAGAACTGGGGGCTAATGAAAAACTTGTCCTGGCTTCACTGAGTGAGGAGAAGATATCCCTAATTCAGGATGTTATAAGAAGAACCGGATTAAACCAGGCTACCGTCATGCGGGCCGCGCTAGAACTAAAAGAAAGAGGATTGATCGAAATCATCGAAGAAAGAAGAGAAAAAGTCAAGCTAACTGAAGAGGGAATGAAATATCTGACTGCCGGACTCCCAGAGCGAAGACTTCTGCAAGCTCTAGAGAAAAGAGAAGGTCCTATCGAAGAAATTCGAGAACTCGCGGGAATGAACGAACAGGAAATGAACATCGCCTTGGCTTGGTGTAGGAGAAAAAACTGGATAGAAATGCCAGAAATCGATGGAAAGAGGATTTTGCGTCTAACTCCAGAAGGTCGTTCTGCGCTTCTCACCAAAAGTCCTGAAGAGGAAGCACTTGAAGCAATCGGGAGAGGGGAAATCTTGAAACCCGAAATGAAGGAAATTGTTGTTATTCTCGAAAGAAGGGGACTTGTCGAAGTAGAAGAAGAAATCGAAAGAAAGCTAAAAATCCTTCCTGCAGGGGAAGAAATAATCAAGACAGGAGTAGAGATCGGGGAAGAGATTTCAGAACTGACGAAAGAGATAATCGTAACTGGAAGGTGGAAGACCGCCAAGTTGAAGAAATACAATGTGCTTGCACCGGTCGCCGACATTTTCCCCGCCAAAATTCATCCGCAACAGAGAGTGATTGAAGAAATCAGAAGAATCCTGCTCGGGATGGGTTTTGTTGAAATAAAGGCGAGGATAGTCGAATCAGAGTTCTGGAACTTCGATGCACTTTTTCAGCCCCAAGATCATCCAGCCAGAGACATACACGATAGCCTTTGGGTAAAAAAACCAGAAAAAACTATGCTCCCTTCCGAAGAGCTGGTCAGACGTGTAGCAAAAAGTCATGAAAAAGGAGTGGCAGGCTCAAGGGGATGGGGATACAAGTTCAATCCAGAGATTAGCAGACGTCCGGTACTCTGCTCACAAACCACGGCTGCCACAGTCAGATACCTCGCCTCTAAACCTAAACCCCCTGTCAAGGTCTTCTGCATAGATAGAGTTTATAGACATGAAAAAATCGACTACAAACATTTAGCAGAGTTCTACCAGTGTGAAGGCATAGTGATGGAGAGAGGCATGAATCTTAGAAACATGCTTGGCTATCTGAAGGAAATATTAAACGCACTAGGTTTCGAAAAGATAAAGTTCATGCCGTCTTATTTCCCATACACCGAGCCATCTGTTCAGGCGTTGGTTTATCACGAACCTAAAGGAGAGTGGCTGGAGGTTCTTGGAGCGGGCATGTTTAGACCAGAGCTACTCCGACCGTTAGGTATACGTTATCCTGTTTTGGCTTGGGGAATAGGTCTGAGCAGACTAATCATGCTGAAAATCGGACTTGAAGACATAAGAGACCTATTCAAGAATGACCTGGCGTGGTTGAGATCTGGCGCACTTTATCAGGCCTTATCAGAAGGTGATTGA
- the thiL gene encoding thiamine-phosphate kinase: MSKRLKDVGESAVLRLARKIFTKSKIVVTGIGDDAAVLSIGGKFFAMTTDMFVGKTSIPQIATPEQIGKKAVVINFSDLAAVGARPIALLFSIAMPADFELSSVERIMRSMEKEARRYGACVVGGDVDKGEDITIAGFAFGIVEGKILTRDRARPGELVGVTGELGSAAAGLDVIRRKLEEKRFEPLIRAQLEPEARCVEGIILGKCKGVTSAIDISDGFAYNLWQIAEESGIGITVEKEKLPICSLVKEYSKSIGKDPYDFALFGGEDYELLFTIKPSSLSELERKFKRANRKFTIVGKTVRGRGVWISEEGKVKRLPKIGFEHFRHNSQNL; this comes from the coding sequence ATGTCGAAAAGACTGAAAGATGTTGGAGAGAGCGCAGTTCTAAGACTTGCCAGAAAGATTTTCACAAAAAGTAAAATTGTCGTAACTGGAATAGGAGACGATGCGGCCGTGCTTTCCATTGGTGGAAAATTTTTTGCAATGACCACAGACATGTTTGTCGGCAAAACTTCCATTCCGCAGATCGCAACCCCCGAACAGATCGGGAAGAAAGCGGTTGTCATAAATTTTAGCGATCTCGCGGCGGTTGGGGCTAGACCGATCGCACTCCTTTTCTCCATCGCCATGCCGGCAGATTTTGAGTTATCATCCGTCGAGAGAATAATGAGGTCGATGGAAAAAGAAGCCAGAAGGTATGGAGCTTGCGTGGTTGGTGGGGATGTGGATAAAGGGGAAGATATAACGATTGCCGGTTTTGCTTTTGGAATAGTTGAAGGAAAAATTCTTACAAGAGATCGGGCTAGGCCTGGTGAACTTGTGGGGGTTACTGGCGAGCTAGGTAGTGCGGCCGCCGGACTGGATGTGATCAGGAGAAAACTTGAGGAAAAAAGATTCGAACCGCTCATAAGAGCTCAGCTCGAACCGGAGGCGAGGTGTGTGGAAGGGATCATATTGGGGAAATGCAAGGGAGTTACATCAGCGATCGATATCAGCGATGGCTTCGCGTACAATCTTTGGCAAATCGCTGAAGAGAGTGGGATCGGGATAACCGTTGAGAAAGAAAAACTTCCAATTTGCTCGCTCGTAAAAGAATACTCAAAGAGTATAGGAAAGGATCCGTACGACTTCGCTCTCTTTGGAGGTGAAGATTATGAACTCCTTTTCACCATAAAACCATCCTCTCTTTCCGAACTGGAGCGGAAGTTTAAGAGAGCTAACAGAAAATTCACGATTGTCGGAAAAACCGTAAGGGGAAGAGGTGTTTGGATCTCCGAAGAAGGAAAGGTCAAGAGATTGCCAAAAATAGGTTTCGAGCACTTTAGGCATAACTCTCAAAACCTATGA
- the pth2 gene encoding peptidyl-tRNA hydrolase Pth2 — translation MKEAFKFKQAIVVRVDIPMSPGKIAAQVAHAAVAAAERTRMEKPEWFKEWISEGQKKVVLKVHDEEDLRNLKKEAEALRIPSELISDAGLTEIPPGTITALGIGPAPSELLDRVTGKLHLL, via the coding sequence ATGAAGGAGGCGTTCAAGTTCAAACAGGCGATAGTAGTCAGAGTTGACATCCCGATGAGTCCGGGAAAAATAGCAGCTCAAGTTGCCCACGCTGCCGTTGCCGCTGCTGAAAGAACTCGCATGGAAAAACCAGAATGGTTTAAGGAATGGATAAGTGAGGGCCAGAAGAAGGTCGTACTAAAAGTTCATGACGAGGAAGATCTACGCAATCTGAAAAAAGAAGCAGAAGCTCTGAGAATCCCGAGCGAACTCATATCCGATGCTGGACTCACAGAAATCCCCCCTGGAACGATTACGGCTCTAGGGATAGGTCCCGCCCCATCTGAGCTTCTGGACAGAGTAACAGGAAAACTTCATCTCCTCTGA
- a CDS encoding NAD(P)/FAD-dependent oxidoreductase, producing the protein MIYPDVLIVGAGPCGSFLAKILSEKGLEVVVVEEHPQIGHPSCCAGIVGIRGMRTLGIKKEDWVLGELKSAQFFSSSGLSSKIGRGGKEAWVIDRAAFDRWLAEEALNAGAEFYLSTRCIGIDCSTSKVKLSGVFSGFAKPSIIIGSDGFSSIVRKSLGLDFGEFTFCAQIETKGEIEEGTAEIYLGQRFSPGFFAWGVRAGDVCRIGLGTTSGNPVRYLRNLIAKHPGIAGRVKQKVVVSAGVKAIPRTFLSSPARDNFLLVGDAAGQVKQITGGGIFLGMFCANIAALSILRAFEEEKPKKASKFYIQMFRKELLSELEVSKLASRFLFNLSDKKIDTLVSLLEDQMFIGIVKSAFDFEFHSSLIKALIPVFPEILGKLKVRRKSRL; encoded by the coding sequence ATGATCTATCCAGATGTTCTAATAGTCGGAGCCGGTCCGTGCGGAAGTTTCCTCGCAAAAATCTTATCGGAGAAAGGACTTGAGGTCGTCGTCGTGGAGGAGCATCCACAGATAGGTCATCCTTCTTGCTGTGCTGGTATTGTGGGTATCCGAGGAATGAGGACACTTGGCATTAAAAAGGAGGATTGGGTTTTGGGAGAACTCAAAAGCGCCCAGTTTTTCTCATCTTCTGGTTTATCTTCAAAAATTGGGCGTGGAGGGAAAGAAGCTTGGGTGATCGACAGAGCCGCTTTTGACCGGTGGTTGGCTGAGGAGGCATTAAATGCGGGCGCAGAGTTCTATCTCTCGACGAGATGCATCGGGATCGATTGTTCGACTTCGAAAGTTAAACTCTCCGGTGTTTTTTCTGGATTTGCGAAACCTTCGATTATCATAGGCTCCGACGGTTTTTCTTCAATCGTTAGAAAATCTCTCGGGCTAGATTTTGGAGAGTTCACCTTTTGTGCTCAAATTGAAACAAAGGGTGAAATCGAGGAAGGAACTGCCGAGATATACCTTGGGCAGCGGTTTTCTCCGGGCTTTTTCGCTTGGGGAGTTCGAGCAGGCGATGTTTGCAGAATAGGACTTGGAACGACTTCTGGAAACCCGGTTAGATATCTGCGCAATCTCATCGCCAAACACCCAGGAATAGCTGGCAGAGTGAAACAGAAGGTCGTAGTGAGTGCCGGAGTCAAAGCCATCCCCAGAACTTTTCTATCATCTCCAGCCAGAGACAATTTTCTTCTGGTTGGAGATGCAGCCGGGCAGGTCAAACAGATTACCGGTGGAGGAATTTTTCTAGGGATGTTTTGCGCAAACATCGCAGCCCTCTCAATCCTCCGGGCTTTCGAGGAAGAAAAACCGAAAAAAGCTTCGAAATTTTACATCCAAATGTTCAGAAAAGAGCTTCTGAGCGAGTTGGAGGTCTCGAAGCTCGCCAGCCGTTTTCTCTTTAATCTTTCTGACAAAAAAATAGACACATTGGTATCGCTTCTTGAAGATCAAATGTTTATAGGAATTGTTAAAAGCGCGTTTGATTTTGAATTTCACTCATCTCTGATCAAAGCCCTAATACCGGTTTTTCCAGAGATTCTAGGGAAGCTCAAGGTCCGCCGTAAGTCCCGCCTCTAA
- a CDS encoding GTPase, protein MPANLPPEYLKVEQQYAQAKTLEEKIRLTEELIRLAPKHKGTEKLLKMLKTRLAKLREEEERRRAKRAGRTTLTFAVKKEGAAQIVLLGFPNSGKSTVLRLLTSAKPEVAEYPFTTTRPEPGMMEFEDVQVQLVEAPAIIEGSAEGRGLGPAPLSLARTADAIALVIDLSEDPVLQLRVLLEELEKIRVKVNERPPAISFEPKSSGGIEIRGAELVAGGEKAVKRLLQEMRIHNASIIIREPVSIELLRDVIRGGIVFKPAFILATKSDSPRALENLRLLQTEIPEGFRVILVGNDIANLKKEIFKSLRVIRIYTKPPDGQPSKKPLVLNEGATVLDVARAVHKDFEKNLKFARVWGSTKFPGQQVSREYVLKDGDIVELHI, encoded by the coding sequence ATGCCCGCGAATCTTCCTCCAGAATATTTAAAAGTGGAACAGCAGTACGCGCAGGCGAAAACGCTGGAGGAAAAGATACGTTTAACAGAAGAACTCATAAGGCTAGCCCCCAAACACAAAGGTACAGAGAAACTGCTCAAGATGCTCAAGACGCGCTTGGCGAAACTCAGGGAAGAAGAGGAAAGGAGAAGGGCAAAGCGTGCCGGAAGGACGACTCTAACATTCGCTGTGAAGAAGGAAGGCGCGGCTCAGATAGTTCTCTTAGGATTTCCGAATTCTGGAAAGTCTACAGTTCTGCGGCTCTTAACTTCAGCCAAACCTGAGGTGGCTGAGTATCCTTTTACTACCACACGTCCGGAGCCAGGAATGATGGAGTTTGAGGATGTTCAAGTTCAGCTCGTTGAGGCTCCAGCCATCATCGAGGGTTCGGCTGAAGGTAGGGGTCTTGGACCAGCTCCATTGAGTTTGGCCAGAACGGCGGATGCTATTGCGCTGGTTATAGATCTGTCTGAAGATCCTGTTCTTCAACTTAGAGTCCTTCTTGAAGAATTAGAAAAAATTAGAGTGAAAGTAAACGAACGTCCACCCGCAATCTCGTTCGAGCCCAAATCTTCAGGGGGCATAGAAATCAGGGGAGCAGAGCTCGTTGCAGGTGGAGAAAAAGCCGTTAAGAGGCTCCTCCAAGAAATGAGAATACACAACGCTTCGATAATAATTCGCGAACCTGTTTCCATCGAGCTGCTTCGTGACGTGATCAGAGGAGGTATTGTTTTTAAACCGGCTTTTATTTTGGCCACAAAATCGGATTCTCCACGTGCCTTGGAAAACTTGCGCCTCCTTCAGACGGAGATACCCGAGGGTTTTCGTGTGATTTTAGTCGGAAACGACATCGCAAACCTGAAGAAAGAAATATTCAAATCACTGCGGGTGATTAGAATCTACACAAAACCCCCCGACGGCCAGCCGTCCAAAAAGCCACTTGTTCTGAACGAGGGTGCGACGGTTTTAGACGTTGCCAGAGCTGTACACAAAGATTTTGAGAAAAATCTGAAATTTGCGAGGGTCTGGGGATCAACCAAATTCCCAGGTCAGCAAGTCTCCCGCGAATACGTTTTGAAAGACGGAGACATTGTAGAACTACACATTTGA
- a CDS encoding FAD-dependent oxidoreductase has protein sequence MYIIIVGGGRTGSALAQRLSERGHNVVIIEKDEKRAHELASRLNTLVIHGNGAELKVLKDAGLEKADALVALTDADEVNLMACEIAKKQGVPTVIARVNDDAHAQMFESIGIDVAVSIPTTLSMLFEKVLLGGAGVYGLLSVGGGKGEVIEVKVGPNSKAVGKTLSELKLKDVVVATISRGDELIIPKGDTTIQPGDLVTIIGYKSAATKIARFLKGD, from the coding sequence ATGTATATCATAATAGTTGGGGGAGGTCGGACGGGATCCGCCCTTGCCCAGAGGCTTAGCGAGCGAGGACACAACGTCGTCATAATCGAGAAGGACGAAAAAAGAGCTCATGAACTAGCCAGTAGACTGAATACTCTTGTTATTCACGGAAACGGAGCGGAACTAAAAGTACTGAAAGATGCTGGACTCGAGAAAGCTGATGCTCTGGTGGCGCTGACGGATGCGGATGAGGTGAACCTGATGGCATGCGAAATCGCAAAAAAGCAAGGAGTACCGACGGTTATAGCAAGGGTCAACGACGATGCTCATGCGCAGATGTTTGAGTCAATTGGAATAGACGTTGCGGTAAGCATTCCAACAACACTCAGCATGCTCTTTGAGAAAGTTCTTTTGGGCGGTGCTGGAGTTTACGGTCTGCTAAGCGTGGGGGGTGGAAAAGGCGAAGTCATAGAGGTTAAGGTCGGCCCTAACTCGAAAGCCGTTGGTAAGACACTTTCTGAGCTCAAGCTTAAGGACGTCGTGGTCGCGACGATATCGAGGGGCGATGAACTCATAATCCCAAAAGGCGATACCACCATTCAACCTGGGGATTTGGTCACGATAATCGGATACAAATCTGCCGCGACGAAGATAGCGAGGTTCCTGAAAGGAGATTAG
- the rplJ gene encoding 50S ribosomal protein L16: protein MPLRPGKTYRYFSGPAYTRKEFVKGVPQPRVTFFDMGNPSGDFPVEMSLITLENGQIRHNALEAARVAANRLLEKEIGKERYHLKLRVYPHHVLRENPMAAGAGADRISDGMRLAFGKPIGTAARVTTGQKIMTVRVGVEHFPLAKEALRRASMKIPMPTRIIIEKGQDLVQKAGQGI, encoded by the coding sequence ATGCCGCTCAGACCTGGTAAGACATACAGATACTTTAGCGGACCTGCGTATACGAGAAAGGAATTCGTAAAAGGAGTTCCTCAGCCAAGGGTGACTTTTTTCGATATGGGGAATCCTTCGGGAGATTTTCCCGTAGAGATGTCTCTGATAACTCTTGAGAACGGACAAATAAGGCACAACGCACTTGAGGCTGCAAGGGTCGCTGCGAACAGACTTTTAGAAAAGGAGATTGGTAAAGAAAGATATCATCTAAAGCTCAGAGTGTACCCTCACCACGTTTTACGTGAAAATCCAATGGCTGCTGGAGCGGGTGCGGATAGAATATCTGACGGAATGAGGCTAGCTTTTGGGAAGCCAATCGGAACGGCGGCAAGAGTAACGACCGGTCAGAAAATAATGACGGTTAGAGTAGGTGTAGAACACTTCCCATTAGCCAAGGAGGCTCTTCGCAGAGCTTCCATGAAGATACCAATGCCTACCAGGATCATCATTGAAAAGGGACAGGACCTGGTGCAGAAGGCTGGACAAGGAATTTGA
- the speB gene encoding agmatinase: MEPSEIIKVLPGFGGFDFPYEKADVVFVGVPLDLTSSYRSGYRFAPAKIREASANLETFVTSIGIDVFEALNISDLGDIVVTQTDIVTTGQKIEKIVRKIRRDGKFPFLLGGEHTLTVFSTVAFDDVFIVQLDAHRDLREEYLGDKICHATVMRRILDRVPAEKVIQLGVRSWSKEEEEWLRKTRIRAYTSEDISTNLDGVMREIRDLIGSESVYLTIDLDVLDPAFAPAVATPEPSGLSTAEILKIVRKIAEMKLVGVDVVELVPQYDNGNTAFVAARIIYEILAVLGSKK, translated from the coding sequence ATGGAACCGTCAGAAATCATAAAGGTTTTACCAGGGTTCGGTGGTTTCGATTTTCCTTATGAAAAAGCGGATGTTGTTTTCGTTGGTGTTCCGCTTGACTTAACCTCTAGCTACAGGTCGGGGTATAGGTTTGCGCCTGCAAAAATAAGAGAAGCTTCGGCAAATCTTGAGACCTTTGTCACATCCATCGGCATAGATGTTTTCGAAGCCCTCAACATCTCCGACTTGGGGGATATTGTGGTAACCCAGACGGATATCGTTACCACAGGGCAAAAAATCGAAAAAATCGTTAGAAAGATCAGAAGAGATGGAAAGTTTCCGTTCCTGCTAGGTGGGGAGCATACTCTCACGGTTTTCTCAACTGTGGCATTCGATGATGTATTCATCGTCCAACTTGACGCCCACAGGGATCTGAGGGAGGAATACCTCGGCGATAAAATATGCCATGCGACGGTTATGCGGAGGATTCTCGATCGAGTTCCTGCGGAAAAGGTCATACAGCTTGGAGTCAGATCTTGGTCAAAAGAAGAGGAGGAGTGGTTAAGAAAAACGCGAATCCGGGCATATACCTCAGAGGACATTTCTACAAATTTGGATGGGGTTATGAGAGAGATCAGAGACCTGATTGGCAGTGAAAGCGTTTACCTGACAATAGATCTCGATGTTCTGGATCCGGCCTTCGCCCCGGCTGTGGCTACTCCTGAACCCTCTGGACTTTCAACCGCCGAGATTTTAAAAATTGTACGAAAGATAGCCGAGATGAAACTGGTAGGAGTCGACGTTGTCGAACTGGTTCCTCAATATGATAACGGAAATACAGCGTTCGTTGCTGCTAGAATAATCTACGAGATCTTAGCAGTTTTGGGCTCCAAAAAATAA
- the ppdK gene encoding pyruvate, phosphate dikinase, whose amino-acid sequence MDSNKSLYFFDEGDPTNKRLLGGKGAGLCMMTQLGLPVPPGFVITTDVCKKYYELGGKLPDGLMDEVRKAMQRLEKMTGKSFGDKSNPLLVSVRSGSMLSMPGMMDTILNLGLNDETMEGLARLTGNRRFALDAYRRFLQMFGRIVLRVSGEKFDKVFEQWKERVGAKKDTDLTAEHLEKIVEDFKRIIREEKGEDFPADPWKQLELAIEAVFKSWNNKRAIEYRNYYKIPHDLGTAVNIVTMVFGNIGDDSGTGVMFTRNPSTGEKELYGEFLFNAQGEDVVAGIRTPMKISELKEKWPEIYEQLVDVAERLERHYKDMQDIEFTVEKGKLYLLQTRTGKRTAQAAVKIAVDMVEEGIIRKEEAILRIEPSQVEQLLHKQIDPEAKVKVIAKGLNASPGAAVGKVVFDSEKAKELGSKGEKVILVRPETSPDDVGGIIASQGVLTSRGGMTSHAAVVTRGLGKPAVVGCEEIKIDLELGQFEAPGGIIVKEGDIITINGSTGEVILGEAPLIEPRLSPELKKLLNWCDEVKRLENWANADYPRDAKLAREMGAQGIGLCRTEHMFFEEERLPIFRMVILEDNAEKRRELLAKIKEFQKSDFKEILRIMDGLPVVIRLLDPPLHEFLPRYEKLLEEVLEMKIRGEKSSELEEKEHLLRRVEEMRDQNPMLGLRGCRLGITHPEINEMQVRAIFEAACELKREGYNPKPEIMIPLVAHANELKVVREQLESVAKEVMKEYGVEVHYKFGTMIEVPRAALTADEIAEWAEFFSFGTNDLTQMTFAFSRDDVEHKFLFLYIEKKILPKDPFQTLDIEGVGKLIKMGVELGKKKRPDLVVGICGEHGGDPDSIRFCHEVGLNYVSCSPYRIPVARLAAAQAALKAGPERERYL is encoded by the coding sequence ATGGACAGTAACAAGAGTTTGTATTTCTTCGATGAAGGAGACCCGACGAACAAGAGGCTCCTAGGTGGCAAAGGAGCCGGTCTCTGCATGATGACTCAACTTGGTCTTCCGGTTCCACCTGGCTTTGTGATAACAACGGACGTCTGTAAAAAGTACTACGAGCTTGGAGGAAAGCTCCCGGATGGGCTGATGGATGAAGTGCGAAAAGCGATGCAGAGACTTGAGAAAATGACGGGTAAAAGCTTTGGTGATAAGTCAAATCCTCTTCTCGTTTCCGTTCGCTCGGGCTCCATGCTTTCCATGCCGGGCATGATGGACACAATCCTGAATTTGGGCCTGAACGATGAGACGATGGAAGGACTAGCGAGGCTTACGGGAAATCGGAGGTTTGCTCTAGATGCGTATAGACGCTTCCTCCAGATGTTTGGGAGGATAGTGCTCAGGGTAAGTGGTGAAAAGTTTGACAAAGTTTTTGAGCAGTGGAAGGAAAGAGTCGGCGCGAAGAAAGATACAGATTTGACGGCAGAACATCTGGAGAAAATCGTCGAAGACTTCAAGAGAATAATTCGAGAGGAGAAAGGAGAAGATTTTCCAGCAGACCCATGGAAGCAATTAGAGCTTGCCATCGAGGCGGTTTTCAAATCTTGGAATAACAAGAGGGCGATAGAATACAGAAATTACTACAAGATTCCCCACGATCTGGGAACGGCAGTTAACATAGTGACGATGGTTTTCGGGAACATTGGTGACGACAGCGGTACTGGTGTGATGTTCACGCGTAATCCTTCTACTGGTGAGAAGGAGCTTTACGGAGAGTTTCTCTTCAACGCGCAGGGCGAGGACGTTGTAGCCGGGATAAGAACGCCCATGAAAATATCCGAGCTAAAGGAGAAATGGCCAGAGATCTACGAACAGCTCGTAGATGTCGCCGAAAGGCTTGAACGCCACTATAAGGATATGCAAGACATCGAGTTCACGGTGGAGAAGGGAAAACTGTATCTTCTCCAGACTAGGACTGGAAAGAGAACAGCGCAGGCAGCAGTTAAAATCGCTGTCGATATGGTTGAGGAAGGGATAATCAGAAAGGAGGAAGCTATTCTCAGAATAGAACCATCCCAGGTGGAGCAACTCCTTCACAAGCAGATAGACCCAGAAGCAAAAGTGAAGGTCATCGCCAAGGGGCTTAACGCGAGTCCGGGCGCGGCTGTTGGTAAAGTTGTTTTTGACTCAGAGAAAGCGAAAGAACTTGGATCTAAAGGGGAGAAAGTCATTCTTGTTAGGCCGGAGACCAGCCCGGACGACGTCGGTGGAATAATCGCCTCGCAGGGCGTTCTCACTTCACGAGGGGGCATGACTTCTCACGCTGCTGTAGTCACAAGAGGTCTTGGAAAACCGGCCGTGGTTGGTTGTGAAGAGATAAAGATAGACCTTGAATTGGGCCAGTTCGAAGCACCCGGCGGAATAATCGTAAAGGAAGGAGACATCATTACAATCAACGGATCCACTGGAGAGGTAATCTTAGGAGAAGCTCCGTTGATAGAACCGCGACTCTCTCCAGAACTTAAAAAGCTGTTGAACTGGTGTGATGAAGTAAAGAGACTGGAAAACTGGGCGAATGCGGACTATCCGAGAGATGCCAAGCTCGCGAGAGAAATGGGTGCGCAGGGTATAGGTCTTTGTCGTACCGAGCATATGTTTTTCGAAGAGGAAAGGCTTCCGATTTTCAGAATGGTTATTTTGGAGGATAACGCCGAGAAACGTAGGGAATTGCTCGCAAAGATTAAGGAATTCCAGAAGAGTGATTTCAAAGAGATTTTGAGAATAATGGACGGACTACCAGTGGTTATAAGACTCCTCGATCCACCTCTGCACGAATTCTTGCCAAGATATGAGAAGCTTTTGGAAGAAGTTTTGGAAATGAAAATAAGAGGAGAAAAGAGCAGCGAACTCGAGGAGAAGGAACATCTTTTGCGCAGGGTAGAGGAGATGCGTGACCAGAACCCCATGCTGGGATTGAGAGGATGCAGACTCGGGATCACACATCCGGAAATAAATGAGATGCAAGTGAGAGCAATTTTCGAGGCGGCATGTGAGCTCAAGCGCGAGGGATACAACCCGAAGCCAGAAATAATGATTCCTTTGGTTGCGCATGCCAACGAGCTGAAGGTCGTGAGGGAACAACTCGAAAGTGTGGCGAAGGAGGTTATGAAAGAGTACGGGGTTGAGGTTCATTACAAGTTTGGAACGATGATCGAAGTTCCGAGAGCAGCTCTGACGGCAGATGAAATCGCCGAGTGGGCGGAATTCTTCTCATTTGGAACAAATGACCTGACTCAGATGACATTTGCCTTTTCGAGGGATGATGTAGAGCACAAATTCCTTTTCTTGTACATAGAGAAGAAGATTCTCCCCAAAGATCCATTCCAGACGTTAGACATCGAGGGTGTTGGGAAGCTGATAAAGATGGGTGTAGAATTAGGGAAGAAAAAGAGACCAGATCTGGTTGTGGGGATATGCGGCGAACATGGCGGAGATCCGGATTCCATCAGATTTTGTCATGAGGTCGGGCTAAACTATGTTTCCTGCTCACCGTACAGAATTCCTGTTGCAAGACTCGCCGCTGCTCAAGCCGCTCTTAAAGCTGGTCCAGAAAGGGAGAGGTATCTGTAG
- the uppS gene encoding polyprenyl diphosphate synthase, whose protein sequence is MIERIPLARLLGIPKIREILNRLYEQQLLGEIRENGNLPKHIAIILDGNRRFAKKLGFPPTEGHKFGAKKLEEVLDWCRELGIRYVTVYAFSTENFQRSREEVEKLMDLFAEKFERVARDERTRQYNVRVKVIGEIEMLPPHVQDAIKKAEDATRDNDGYILNVAVGYGGRKELARAVRRICECIERGELRAEDVSEDLIEKHLYTAGLPDPDLIIRTSGEERLSGFLLWQSAYSELYFCEADWPAFSKLDFLRAIRNYQSRQRRFGC, encoded by the coding sequence GTGATAGAAAGAATCCCGCTAGCTAGGCTCCTAGGCATACCAAAAATTAGAGAAATCCTGAACAGACTTTACGAGCAGCAGCTACTCGGAGAGATAAGAGAGAACGGAAATCTTCCGAAACATATAGCGATAATTCTTGATGGGAATAGACGGTTTGCAAAGAAACTCGGATTTCCACCAACCGAAGGTCACAAGTTTGGAGCAAAGAAATTAGAAGAAGTTCTTGACTGGTGTAGAGAATTAGGCATTCGGTACGTCACCGTTTATGCGTTCTCTACAGAAAACTTCCAGAGATCTCGGGAAGAAGTGGAAAAGCTGATGGATCTGTTTGCGGAAAAATTCGAGAGAGTGGCACGCGATGAAAGAACAAGACAATACAACGTTAGAGTAAAGGTGATAGGAGAAATAGAAATGCTTCCACCGCATGTTCAAGATGCGATAAAGAAAGCTGAGGATGCCACCCGAGATAACGATGGTTATATTCTGAATGTCGCCGTTGGTTATGGCGGTAGAAAGGAGCTCGCACGGGCCGTTAGGCGCATATGCGAATGTATTGAGAGAGGAGAGCTACGAGCTGAAGACGTTTCAGAAGATCTTATAGAGAAACACCTCTACACCGCCGGGCTTCCAGATCCAGATCTGATAATAAGGACGAGCGGGGAGGAAAGGCTGAGCGGCTTTCTGCTTTGGCAGTCGGCCTACTCCGAACTTTACTTCTGTGAAGCAGATTGGCCAGCTTTCAGCAAGCTGGATTTTTTGAGAGCCATTCGAAACTATCAAAGCAGACAGAGGAGATTTGGGTGCTGA